Proteins encoded within one genomic window of Paludisphaera rhizosphaerae:
- a CDS encoding PEP-CTERM sorting domain-containing protein, translating into MRLATHRLAPGLLLTALLSFVPNVLADFDPQIGQAGSLGIAQSSNLFKAWATNVVSIDRGPMNAANPGLGDASSGSFPGLISLGDGGSITLKFDNPLYDGAGADFAVFENGFLSGGPGLAFLELAFVEVSTDGVNFFRFDATSLTQTDTQVGGFGLLDASKINNLAGKYISGYGTGFDLAELAGRSPLLDVNNINYVRIIDVVGSIDPAYGSYDAFGHLINDPFTTPFASSGFDLSAVGAINVASVPEPASLATAGIGATIMAVALRSRRRRDA; encoded by the coding sequence ATGCGTCTCGCGACTCACCGCCTCGCCCCGGGCTTGCTCCTCACCGCCCTCCTCTCCTTCGTTCCCAACGTCCTCGCCGACTTCGACCCTCAGATCGGCCAGGCCGGCTCGCTGGGGATCGCCCAGTCCAGCAACCTGTTCAAGGCCTGGGCGACGAACGTGGTCTCGATCGATCGGGGGCCGATGAACGCCGCGAATCCCGGGCTCGGCGACGCCAGTTCTGGCTCATTCCCGGGTCTGATTTCGCTGGGCGACGGCGGTTCGATCACCCTGAAGTTCGACAATCCGCTCTACGACGGTGCAGGGGCCGACTTCGCCGTGTTTGAGAACGGCTTCCTCTCCGGCGGGCCCGGCCTCGCCTTCCTCGAACTGGCGTTCGTGGAGGTCTCGACCGACGGCGTGAACTTCTTCAGGTTCGACGCCACGTCGCTGACCCAGACCGACACGCAGGTCGGGGGCTTCGGGCTTCTCGACGCCAGCAAGATCAACAACCTCGCCGGGAAGTACATCTCGGGTTACGGGACAGGCTTCGACCTCGCGGAGTTGGCGGGACGCTCGCCGCTGCTGGACGTCAACAACATCAACTACGTCCGGATCATCGACGTCGTCGGCTCAATCGACCCCGCCTACGGCAGCTATGACGCCTTCGGCCACCTGATCAACGACCCGTTCACCACGCCGTTCGCGTCCTCGGGGTTCGACCTCTCCGCGGTCGGCGCAATTAACGTCGCCTCCGTCCCCGAGCCGGCGAGCCTCGCCACGGCCGGGATCGGGGCAACGATCATGGCCGTGGCGTTGCGGTCGCGACGGCGTCGCGACGCGTGA
- a CDS encoding serine/threonine-protein kinase: MLTAPGGDSDKTDGGHPPTDAETTSDGGRPAPPPVRAFGDFRIIREIGRGGMGVVYEAWQISLSRRVALKVLSHGLTDPRRRRRFDLEAKAAGGLHHTNIVPVFGCGEHDGTLYYVMQFIPGVGLDAVLDAPRGHGPRQASTENLVGSSTPWADARGIETRPWGEEPTAPVEDGSSSKAESEVEAPRKASPLRTVPDDFWGEGEGPQRWKWIARLGVQAADGLGYAHSKDIQHRDVKPSNLLLDERGTLWLTDFGLAKWGGDAESAQGGDVVGTLRYMPPEALEGDYGPTGDLYGLGLTLYELLAGRPAFNERDRGRLFRQVSDASPTPLRQLDRRIPPDLAAIVHKAIKKHPSERYASAAAMEADLQRFVEDRPVWARRASAVERYWRWARRNPAIAILGAVLTAVLVLATAASLEAARRFRAQAESQRILAEEREAGRREAQHARDEESEAHQLAVIALDSLNATREELDRTLYDTRANLAAAAWEGSDYGQYRTLLKLLTPEPGAVDHRGWEWRYLIGLRSRERLAVGGPEEPLLSVSVSPDGSGFATLTADGAMRLHATSDGRERLVIRPPMRRRRVIDLAFGIHALAYSPDGARLAGAGPDGSIGIYRVHDGSLERELDGEQAAVLSLAWTPDGSRLAAGFAGHIVRIWDTASGAPLKPIPGRHGGPVTSVAVSPDGSLAATASSDGLVRIWNLGEAPTLVHALQGHEGGVRCVAFSPDGRRLASAGLDGTLRVWQVESGEPRTVIRAHQGGIFSMALPRKGGWIATGGADDVVRVWDLETGRQLQEFLGHTDGVEGLAADVEGRVLISSSPDGFAKVWDPTSPPHPRSLDDPSLATLGGAADCLALSPDGRLITTGHYDGTIRLWEASTGQLLSRLGAHASRVRAVAFSPDGRRLVSCEGDPNAAKELRGVAKVWDLESGEQIGGFAGHNDVIDDVMFLNGGRSVVSAGGEGKIQIWDVENRESTIILEGHRESVRKLALGPDGRTLASGADDGTIRLWDLETHTLLAELPVGEDVLALAYSPDAHWLAAARRNGPILLWDLRTRDFPQRLEGHIGNVNALRFTPDGRLASAGLDRSVRIWDVQGRRTLLTLKGHAGRIDGLAVSSNGDMLVTCGIDHTVKVWEAPEVDR, translated from the coding sequence ATGCTCACCGCCCCCGGCGGCGATTCCGACAAGACCGACGGCGGCCATCCTCCCACGGACGCCGAGACGACCTCCGACGGCGGCCGACCAGCCCCTCCACCGGTCCGGGCGTTCGGCGATTTCCGGATCATCCGGGAGATCGGCCGGGGCGGCATGGGGGTCGTCTACGAGGCATGGCAGATCTCGTTGTCGCGACGAGTGGCCTTGAAGGTCCTCTCGCACGGCCTCACCGACCCTCGCCGCCGCCGCCGGTTCGACCTTGAGGCGAAGGCGGCCGGGGGTCTGCACCATACGAATATCGTCCCGGTGTTCGGCTGCGGCGAGCATGACGGGACGTTGTATTACGTGATGCAGTTCATCCCGGGAGTCGGTCTGGACGCAGTCCTGGACGCTCCACGTGGACATGGACCCAGACAAGCGTCGACGGAGAATCTGGTGGGGTCCTCGACGCCCTGGGCCGACGCCCGAGGCATCGAGACCCGGCCCTGGGGGGAGGAGCCGACCGCGCCGGTCGAGGATGGGTCTTCCTCGAAGGCCGAGAGTGAAGTCGAAGCGCCGAGAAAAGCGTCTCCGCTTCGGACGGTCCCCGACGACTTCTGGGGCGAGGGAGAAGGCCCTCAGCGTTGGAAGTGGATTGCCCGTCTGGGCGTTCAGGCCGCCGATGGGCTCGGCTATGCTCATTCGAAGGACATCCAGCATCGAGACGTCAAACCTTCAAACCTTCTTCTCGACGAGCGCGGAACGCTTTGGTTGACCGATTTCGGTCTGGCGAAGTGGGGAGGGGACGCGGAGTCGGCTCAGGGCGGCGACGTGGTCGGGACGCTCCGCTACATGCCGCCGGAAGCTCTTGAAGGCGATTACGGCCCGACGGGAGACCTGTACGGTCTCGGCCTGACGCTCTACGAGTTGCTCGCGGGCCGGCCGGCGTTCAACGAGCGTGATCGCGGCCGCCTGTTTCGTCAGGTCTCCGACGCTTCCCCCACACCGCTTCGGCAGCTCGACCGTCGAATTCCGCCGGACCTCGCGGCGATCGTTCATAAGGCCATCAAGAAGCATCCATCGGAACGTTACGCTTCGGCCGCCGCGATGGAAGCCGACCTCCAACGCTTCGTGGAGGATCGACCGGTCTGGGCGCGACGAGCTTCGGCCGTTGAACGATACTGGCGATGGGCGCGACGGAACCCGGCGATCGCGATCCTGGGCGCGGTGCTAACCGCCGTCCTCGTCCTGGCGACGGCAGCCTCTCTGGAAGCGGCCCGCCGATTTCGCGCGCAGGCCGAGAGCCAGCGGATTCTGGCCGAGGAGCGAGAAGCCGGCCGCCGCGAGGCCCAGCACGCCCGCGACGAGGAGTCCGAGGCCCACCAACTGGCCGTCATCGCTCTGGACAGCCTGAACGCCACGCGAGAGGAACTCGACCGCACCCTCTATGACACTCGCGCCAACCTGGCCGCGGCGGCCTGGGAGGGGAGCGACTACGGGCAGTATCGGACCCTCCTGAAGCTGCTTACCCCCGAACCCGGCGCGGTCGACCACCGGGGATGGGAGTGGCGCTATCTCATCGGACTTCGATCACGCGAGCGGTTGGCGGTCGGCGGCCCTGAAGAACCTCTCCTCTCGGTCTCCGTTTCTCCCGACGGATCGGGGTTCGCCACGCTCACGGCCGACGGGGCTATGCGGCTTCACGCCACGTCCGACGGCCGCGAACGATTGGTCATCCGCCCGCCCATGCGTCGCCGACGCGTCATCGATCTCGCCTTCGGAATACATGCCCTGGCCTACAGCCCTGACGGCGCCCGTCTCGCGGGCGCTGGCCCTGACGGCTCGATCGGGATCTATCGGGTTCACGACGGATCGCTGGAACGCGAACTGGACGGGGAACAGGCGGCCGTCCTCTCGTTGGCATGGACTCCGGACGGCTCCAGACTGGCGGCGGGGTTCGCCGGTCACATCGTCCGAATTTGGGATACAGCGAGCGGAGCGCCGCTCAAGCCGATACCAGGCCGCCATGGCGGGCCCGTGACCTCCGTCGCCGTCAGCCCGGACGGCTCGCTCGCCGCCACGGCAAGCTCCGACGGATTGGTCAGGATCTGGAACCTCGGCGAGGCTCCGACGCTGGTCCACGCGCTTCAAGGCCACGAAGGCGGGGTGCGCTGCGTCGCCTTCAGCCCCGACGGCCGCCGGCTGGCGAGCGCCGGACTGGACGGAACTCTGCGGGTCTGGCAGGTGGAGTCAGGGGAACCGCGGACGGTGATCCGGGCTCACCAGGGCGGGATCTTTTCAATGGCTCTCCCCCGCAAAGGTGGGTGGATCGCCACCGGCGGGGCCGACGACGTGGTCCGCGTCTGGGACCTGGAGACCGGTCGGCAGTTGCAGGAGTTTCTCGGGCACACGGACGGTGTCGAGGGTCTGGCGGCGGACGTTGAGGGGCGAGTGCTGATCTCGTCTTCGCCCGACGGATTCGCGAAGGTCTGGGATCCAACCAGCCCTCCTCACCCCCGATCCCTCGACGATCCCTCGCTTGCGACGCTGGGGGGGGCCGCCGACTGCCTGGCTCTCAGCCCCGACGGCCGTCTGATCACCACGGGTCATTACGACGGAACGATCCGTCTCTGGGAGGCGAGCACGGGGCAGTTGCTCAGTCGGCTCGGTGCGCATGCAAGCCGCGTTCGTGCCGTCGCTTTCAGCCCGGACGGTCGCCGACTGGTCTCGTGCGAGGGCGATCCCAACGCCGCCAAGGAGCTTCGAGGGGTGGCGAAGGTCTGGGACCTTGAGAGCGGCGAGCAGATCGGCGGATTCGCCGGCCACAACGACGTGATCGACGACGTCATGTTCCTCAACGGGGGCAGGAGCGTCGTCTCGGCCGGGGGCGAAGGCAAGATCCAAATCTGGGACGTCGAGAACCGAGAGTCGACGATCATTCTGGAAGGGCACCGCGAATCGGTCCGTAAACTGGCTCTGGGGCCCGACGGCCGGACGCTTGCTTCCGGCGCCGATGATGGGACCATCCGATTGTGGGATCTTGAAACTCACACCCTTCTGGCGGAACTTCCCGTCGGCGAGGACGTGCTGGCGCTGGCATACTCACCCGACGCTCACTGGCTGGCGGCGGCTCGTCGCAACGGTCCGATCCTGCTGTGGGATCTACGAACCCGCGACTTCCCTCAACGGCTTGAGGGCCATATCGGGAACGTCAACGCCCTCCGCTTCACGCCGGACGGCCGGCTCGCTTCCGCGGGCCTCGACCGGAGCGTTCGGATCTGGGACGTCCAGGGGAGACGCACTCTCCTGACGTTAAAAGGTCATGCCGGGAGAATCGACGGCCTTGCCGTTTCATCGAACGGCGACATGCTCGTCACCTGCGGCATCGACCATACCGTCAAGGTCTGGGAAGCCCCCGAGGTCGACCGGTAG
- a CDS encoding cellulase family glycosylhydrolase, whose amino-acid sequence MKSVLPRIFLAAAAVLLIAAAPDRINLLPRPRIPDGFGVNIHFTDPKPGEMERFAEAGFKWVRMDLGWAGVEKQPGKYDFSAFDRLVGHLDKVGARAYFILDYGHPRYDGGLSPHTPEGRAAFAAYARAAAAHFKGRGVIWEIWNEPNISFWKPKPNADDYTKLANATVDALRGGDPDAFVMAPASSQFPWEFFETLFASGILEKLDAVSVHPYRESNPETAADDYGRLRAMIARYASPGRKMLPIISGEWGYSTAEKRFSEAEQARYIVREYLSNLANGVNLSIFYDWKDDGPDPKENEHRFGTVRQDLSPKPSFLAAKNLIQTLRGYEFRHRLKGESPSEWRLLFARPPMLLGTGPGPVVQPRESIAIVSWTTDPKASEASRTPSIRLVKPEDPDAESLEALATAALWTGPLVEQGRGAITAPDPSPRIYRPPIYAPHLTARVLGVHQFPLRLADPGGAPLTPPPSWVRSPSREFEVEIRYKDRPLPALAPFKIWRIDPLELAVAPRGQVYQATIKNPSKLPFEGRLVSLGPDRRELATVPVSIPEGESERKLTLPIESQDVNLSMRDSYETPVLEPILGRFEPIRGLDRSEVLDGVETILHVENKGQAGQPVKTTIEKSDGRDERVLKVDFQFDPGWRYLTVHPRKPLPIPENAREALLWIKGDGSNAYLRCRFTDKTGQTFQPDLGRLDFKGWRLVSIPLDGSAKGGRWGGADDGAIHRPLAWDSLLLLDSPDRNKGGAGSVVIASPSYRLDH is encoded by the coding sequence ATGAAATCCGTCCTCCCCCGGATCTTCCTCGCAGCGGCGGCCGTTCTCCTGATCGCCGCTGCGCCGGATCGGATCAACCTACTTCCCAGACCGAGGATCCCAGACGGGTTCGGCGTCAACATCCATTTCACCGACCCGAAGCCCGGCGAGATGGAACGGTTCGCGGAGGCCGGCTTCAAGTGGGTCCGCATGGACCTGGGCTGGGCGGGGGTTGAGAAGCAGCCGGGCAAGTACGATTTCTCGGCCTTCGACCGCCTGGTCGGACACCTGGACAAGGTCGGGGCCCGGGCTTACTTCATCCTCGACTACGGCCATCCGAGATACGACGGCGGCTTGTCGCCTCATACTCCCGAAGGCCGCGCCGCGTTCGCCGCGTATGCCAGGGCGGCCGCCGCCCACTTCAAGGGACGAGGGGTGATCTGGGAGATCTGGAACGAGCCCAACATCTCGTTCTGGAAGCCGAAGCCCAACGCGGACGACTACACAAAGCTCGCCAACGCGACCGTCGACGCCCTTCGCGGAGGCGACCCCGATGCATTCGTCATGGCCCCGGCTTCGTCTCAGTTCCCCTGGGAGTTTTTCGAGACGCTCTTCGCCTCGGGAATCCTTGAGAAGCTGGACGCCGTCTCGGTCCATCCCTATCGCGAGAGCAACCCCGAGACGGCCGCCGACGACTATGGCCGGCTTCGCGCCATGATCGCCCGCTACGCTTCGCCGGGCCGGAAGATGCTGCCGATCATCTCAGGGGAGTGGGGCTACTCCACGGCCGAGAAACGGTTCAGCGAGGCCGAGCAGGCGAGATACATCGTCCGGGAGTATTTGTCGAACCTCGCCAACGGCGTCAATCTCTCGATCTTCTACGACTGGAAGGACGACGGCCCCGATCCCAAAGAGAACGAACACCGCTTCGGCACCGTCCGCCAGGATCTATCGCCGAAGCCTTCGTTCCTGGCGGCCAAGAACCTGATCCAGACCTTGCGGGGGTATGAGTTCCGCCATCGTCTCAAGGGCGAAAGTCCATCGGAATGGCGATTACTCTTCGCCAGGCCGCCCATGCTCCTGGGCACAGGCCCTGGGCCGGTCGTGCAACCCCGCGAATCAATCGCGATCGTCTCGTGGACAACCGATCCGAAGGCCTCGGAAGCGTCGCGGACTCCAAGCATCCGCCTCGTCAAACCCGAGGACCCCGACGCGGAATCACTGGAGGCGTTGGCGACGGCCGCTCTCTGGACCGGGCCTCTCGTCGAGCAGGGGCGTGGCGCGATCACGGCACCCGATCCCTCGCCTCGGATTTACCGCCCTCCGATCTATGCTCCCCATTTGACGGCTCGGGTGCTGGGCGTGCATCAGTTTCCCCTGAGGTTAGCCGACCCGGGAGGGGCCCCCCTGACGCCTCCTCCTTCATGGGTGCGCAGCCCTTCGCGTGAATTCGAGGTGGAGATCCGCTACAAGGATCGTCCCCTGCCTGCGCTCGCACCTTTCAAGATTTGGCGAATCGATCCGCTGGAACTCGCCGTCGCGCCTCGAGGCCAGGTGTATCAGGCGACCATCAAGAACCCGTCCAAGCTTCCCTTCGAGGGGCGTCTCGTCTCCCTCGGGCCTGATCGTCGCGAACTTGCCACCGTCCCCGTGTCGATCCCAGAGGGGGAATCGGAAAGGAAGCTCACGCTGCCGATCGAATCGCAAGATGTAAATCTTTCCATGAGAGATTCTTACGAAACCCCGGTTTTGGAGCCAATCCTCGGTCGCTTCGAACCGATTCGCGGTCTCGATCGTAGTGAGGTGCTGGACGGCGTCGAAACCATCCTGCACGTGGAAAACAAAGGGCAGGCGGGCCAACCCGTGAAGACGACGATCGAGAAGTCCGACGGGAGAGACGAGCGGGTTCTCAAGGTCGATTTTCAGTTCGATCCCGGATGGCGTTACCTGACGGTCCATCCTCGTAAACCCTTGCCCATTCCTGAGAACGCCCGTGAGGCCCTCCTCTGGATCAAGGGGGACGGCTCGAACGCGTACCTCCGCTGCCGGTTCACCGACAAGACGGGGCAGACGTTCCAGCCCGACCTCGGCAGGCTCGATTTCAAGGGCTGGCGACTCGTCAGCATCCCGCTCGACGGCTCGGCGAAGGGGGGACGTTGGGGAGGAGCCGACGACGGGGCGATTCACCGGCCGCTGGCGTGGGACTCTCTCCTGCTGCTCGATTCACCCGATCGCAACAAGGGAGGGGCGGGCTCCGTGGTGATCGCTTCTCCATCCTATCGGCTCGATCACTGA
- a CDS encoding bestrophin family protein yields MRFRDKELLFWAEVFGIQGSAMPLIALRVLVFGLFATIVWAIHEGSDELSLHLGVGPHEVAGAALGLLLVLRTNAGYERWWEGRKLWGGIVNQSRNLAIDAMAYGPEDRAWREQFIRWAASFPHAVRLNLRDQRHSTSMIALLGREAAERAFAAHHIPNAISMHLAALLREAHERMGMSAFAFHQAEAQRGILIDHLGACERIRSSPLPLAYRIEIRRFILLFMLTLPFALLEEIGWLTPLATMLVAAPILALDKIGTELQYPFSPTSLNHLPLDQLCLKIETDLLSMLEVGDALPPAHPDRVTQDEVEAVPVRPLS; encoded by the coding sequence GTGAGATTTCGCGATAAGGAATTGCTGTTCTGGGCGGAAGTGTTCGGCATCCAGGGCTCGGCGATGCCGCTCATCGCCCTCCGGGTGCTGGTGTTCGGACTCTTCGCAACCATCGTCTGGGCCATTCATGAAGGCAGCGACGAACTGTCGCTGCACCTGGGCGTCGGCCCGCACGAGGTCGCCGGCGCCGCGCTGGGCCTCTTGTTGGTTCTCCGGACCAACGCCGGGTACGAGCGGTGGTGGGAAGGCCGAAAACTCTGGGGAGGCATCGTCAACCAGTCGCGCAATCTGGCGATCGACGCGATGGCCTACGGTCCCGAGGATCGCGCCTGGCGCGAGCAGTTCATCCGGTGGGCAGCGTCCTTCCCTCACGCCGTCCGCCTGAATCTCCGCGATCAACGGCACAGCACCTCGATGATCGCGCTGCTGGGACGCGAGGCCGCCGAGCGAGCGTTCGCGGCGCACCACATTCCCAACGCGATTTCCATGCATCTGGCGGCGCTGCTGCGGGAAGCCCACGAGCGGATGGGGATGAGCGCCTTCGCCTTCCATCAGGCGGAAGCCCAACGAGGAATCCTGATCGACCACCTCGGCGCCTGCGAGCGAATTCGGTCGTCGCCGCTGCCGCTGGCCTACCGCATCGAGATCCGTCGGTTCATCCTCCTGTTCATGCTGACCCTTCCCTTCGCGTTGTTGGAGGAGATCGGCTGGCTGACCCCCCTGGCCACGATGCTCGTCGCCGCTCCGATCCTGGCTCTCGATAAAATCGGAACCGAGCTGCAATACCCGTTCTCGCCGACGAGCCTCAACCATCTGCCTCTGGATCAGCTCTGCCTCAAGATCGAAACCGACTTGCTCTCCATGCTGGAAGTCGGCGACGCTCTGCCGCCGGCTCATCCCGACCGCGTCACCCAGGATGAGGTCGAAGCCGTTCCAGTACGTCCGCTGTCGTGA
- a CDS encoding tetratricopeptide repeat protein: MGCGTIMMLAALVAQAGGAVDSDGARRLMASGRYAEAEEAYDALVEAARKKPDGLTPDLERTLALGQANAKAAQGEVDAAVAILEAVEAKDPKASKVAARLSELHFQRGRWEAADEAVKRALAIDPNDLPARWTAARLLEARGELEKAVEACKWFVDRYNENRRQVAEDAEALIIIGQAAERYYRASARGEELAESLNDVLNEIYEGALKADPTCWKAPWLEGRMFLSGYAEGKAMKELTRASQINPLAPEVLVTLGQADLQGYRLSAGRKKAERALSVNPNYGPAHILIADLNISDERFQDALEASKKAVAANPRDEDALARLAASCRLLVDPAGAAAAELTALSNNPRPANFYAGLAERLADRRKYFTAERAFLLAAQADPGRADVPIGLGMLYMQIGREDEANSLFNAAFAADPFNVRADNMMRVLKHMSTYKAIDSEHFVTTYLPGQDDLLAKYMSEYLESVMPELTAMFGYKPPSRTKIEIMKDHQWFSGRTVALPFIPTVGACTGKIVAMASPRATNKPYNWARVIKHEFTHVVTLQETEFNIPHWYTEALAVESEASPRPQEWNKLLLERVPSRKKLLNLDTINLGFIRPDEPDDRQMAYCQAQLYAQYMAKRFGPDAQIKMLTAYRRGLTTEGAIRDCFQVDKADFEKGYLAHLDDVVKTIRARVDSDEPMKFSQLERELKAKPDDPDLNAKMAYEHFTRRDLKAARPLAEKALKLKPNHPLASYVKARLLGSIGDDEAALEILEPALDPEHPDERVVDQLAELYLKADRLDEAEKLYEKAHQGDPQHSKWIANLGRVHLRQKKVEAFLADLAQLADNDADNLAVRNTLAERWLGRDDAAEAEKWARECLYVDVYSPTSHVLLGDALALGKKPTEAIEEYRVALTLKPKKPVDIKLKMAQALLDAGRKDDAKATLDEILKADPEHPEAKALREKADAPAG, from the coding sequence ATGGGTTGTGGAACGATCATGATGCTCGCAGCGCTGGTTGCTCAGGCCGGCGGCGCGGTCGATTCGGACGGGGCCCGGCGGCTCATGGCGAGCGGCCGCTACGCGGAGGCCGAGGAGGCTTACGACGCACTCGTCGAGGCCGCCCGCAAGAAGCCCGACGGCCTGACGCCGGATTTGGAACGCACCCTGGCGCTCGGCCAGGCGAACGCCAAGGCGGCGCAGGGAGAGGTCGACGCGGCCGTGGCCATCCTGGAAGCCGTCGAGGCCAAGGACCCGAAAGCGTCGAAGGTCGCCGCCAGGCTCTCTGAACTCCATTTCCAGCGCGGTCGCTGGGAGGCCGCCGACGAGGCCGTGAAGCGAGCCCTGGCGATCGATCCCAACGATCTGCCGGCCCGCTGGACGGCCGCCCGACTTCTGGAAGCCCGCGGCGAGTTGGAGAAGGCCGTCGAGGCCTGCAAGTGGTTCGTCGACCGTTACAACGAGAATCGACGACAGGTCGCCGAGGACGCCGAGGCGCTTATCATCATCGGCCAGGCCGCCGAGCGCTACTACCGCGCCTCGGCTCGCGGCGAGGAGCTGGCGGAGTCGCTCAACGACGTCCTGAACGAGATCTACGAAGGCGCGCTCAAGGCCGACCCGACTTGCTGGAAGGCTCCCTGGTTGGAAGGGCGGATGTTCCTCTCGGGCTATGCCGAGGGGAAGGCCATGAAGGAGCTGACGCGGGCCTCGCAGATCAACCCGCTGGCCCCCGAGGTCCTGGTCACGCTCGGCCAGGCCGACCTCCAGGGCTATCGCCTCTCCGCCGGCCGGAAGAAGGCCGAGCGGGCCCTGTCCGTCAATCCGAACTACGGCCCCGCGCACATCCTGATCGCCGACCTGAACATCTCCGACGAGCGATTCCAGGACGCGCTCGAGGCCTCCAAGAAGGCCGTCGCCGCAAACCCTCGCGACGAGGACGCCCTGGCGAGGCTCGCGGCCTCATGCCGACTCCTGGTCGACCCCGCCGGCGCGGCGGCGGCCGAGCTGACCGCGTTGTCGAACAATCCTCGCCCGGCGAACTTCTACGCCGGGCTGGCCGAGCGCCTGGCCGACCGCCGCAAGTATTTCACGGCCGAACGCGCCTTCCTTCTGGCCGCGCAGGCCGACCCCGGCCGCGCCGACGTTCCCATCGGCCTGGGGATGCTCTACATGCAGATCGGCCGGGAGGACGAGGCCAATTCGCTCTTCAACGCGGCCTTCGCCGCCGACCCGTTCAACGTCCGGGCCGACAACATGATGCGCGTGCTCAAGCATATGAGCACCTACAAGGCGATCGACTCCGAGCACTTCGTCACAACCTACCTGCCGGGGCAGGACGATTTGCTGGCGAAGTACATGTCCGAATATCTGGAATCGGTCATGCCCGAGCTGACCGCCATGTTCGGCTACAAACCGCCGAGCCGGACCAAGATCGAGATCATGAAGGACCACCAGTGGTTCAGCGGCCGGACGGTGGCGCTCCCCTTCATCCCGACCGTCGGCGCCTGTACGGGGAAGATCGTCGCCATGGCCAGCCCTCGGGCGACCAACAAGCCCTACAACTGGGCCCGGGTTATCAAGCACGAGTTCACGCACGTCGTGACCCTGCAGGAAACCGAGTTCAACATCCCCCACTGGTACACCGAGGCCCTCGCCGTTGAGAGCGAGGCCAGCCCCCGGCCTCAGGAATGGAACAAGCTGCTGCTGGAACGCGTCCCCTCGCGGAAAAAGCTCCTGAACCTCGACACGATCAACCTGGGCTTCATCCGTCCCGACGAGCCCGACGACCGCCAGATGGCCTACTGCCAGGCCCAACTTTACGCCCAGTACATGGCCAAGCGGTTCGGCCCGGACGCGCAGATCAAAATGCTGACGGCCTACCGTCGCGGTCTGACCACGGAAGGGGCGATCCGCGATTGCTTCCAGGTCGACAAGGCCGACTTCGAGAAGGGCTATCTCGCCCACCTCGACGACGTGGTCAAGACGATCCGCGCCCGGGTGGACTCGGACGAGCCCATGAAGTTCTCGCAGCTCGAACGCGAGTTGAAGGCCAAGCCCGACGATCCGGACCTGAACGCCAAGATGGCCTACGAGCACTTCACCCGCCGCGACCTCAAGGCCGCCCGGCCGCTCGCGGAGAAGGCGCTGAAGCTCAAGCCCAACCACCCGCTGGCCAGCTACGTGAAAGCCCGACTGCTGGGCTCGATCGGCGACGACGAGGCCGCGCTGGAGATCCTGGAGCCGGCCCTCGACCCCGAGCATCCCGACGAGCGAGTCGTGGATCAACTGGCCGAGCTGTACCTCAAGGCGGACCGACTCGACGAGGCCGAGAAGCTCTACGAGAAGGCCCACCAGGGCGACCCCCAGCACTCCAAGTGGATCGCCAACCTGGGTCGCGTTCATCTCCGTCAGAAGAAGGTGGAGGCCTTCCTCGCCGATTTGGCCCAACTCGCCGACAACGACGCCGACAACCTCGCCGTCCGCAACACCCTGGCCGAGCGATGGCTCGGCCGCGACGACGCGGCCGAGGCCGAGAAGTGGGCGCGGGAATGCCTCTACGTCGACGTCTACAGCCCGACATCCCACGTCCTGCTGGGCGACGCTCTGGCGCTGGGCAAGAAGCCCACCGAGGCGATCGAGGAGTACCGCGTCGCCCTGACGCTCAAGCCCAAGAAGCCCGTCGATATCAAGCTCAAGATGGCGCAGGCGCTGCTCGACGCCGGCCGCAAGGACGACGCCAAGGCGACCCTTGACGAGATCCTCAAGGCCGACCCCGAGCATCCTGAAGCCAAGGCCCTCCGCGAAAAAGCGGACGCTCCCGCCGGCTGA